In Notamacropus eugenii isolate mMacEug1 chromosome 1, mMacEug1.pri_v2, whole genome shotgun sequence, one genomic interval encodes:
- the LOC140502691 gene encoding olfactory receptor 13C9-like, translated as MYIVIILGNSIIIILTILDFHLHTPMYFFLSSLSFLDICFTSSFVPKMLTNFSSGRKTISFSGCMIQMYIFLAMGSTESVLLATMAYDRYMAICNPLRYPIIMNRKQCLQLVVTCWVVGFLNSTMETALAIRLPFCGKNIINHFFCEILVILKLACVDISLNEIVMLIDSITLAFSPLLLIIISYIFILSAILRINSSEGRKKAFSTCSAHLTVVTVFYGTILFMYMKPKSKNSITDKFITLFYSVVTPMLNPVIYSLRNKEVNAAMRNVLKRLSFKRH; from the coding sequence ATGTACATAGTCATCATACTGGGGAATAGTATTATAATTATTCTGACTATCCTGGACTTTCACCTTCACACCCCAATGTACTTTTTTCTCAGTAGTCTTTCCTTCTTAGATATATGTTTTACATCTTCTTTTGTCCCCAAAATGCTGACAAACTTTTCATCAGGGAGAAAAACTATCTCCTTCTCTGGTTGCATGATTCAAATGTATATCTTCCTTGCCATGGGATCCACAGAGTCTGTGCTCCTAGCCACAATGGCCTATGATAGGTATATGGCTATCTGTAACCCTCTCAGATACCCTATCATCATGAACAGGAAACAATGCTTGCAGCTGGTGGTTACATGCTGGGTTGTTGGCTTTCTCAACTCCACTATGGAAACAGCTCTTGCAATAAGATTGCCCTTTTGTGggaaaaatataattaatcaCTTTTTTTGTGAAATCTTAGTCATACTAAAGCTGGCCTGTGTTGACATCTCCTTGAATGAGATTGTTATGTTGATAGACAGCATAACACTTGCATTCTCCCCCttattgttaattattatctcctatatttttattctctctgCTATCCTGAGAATTAACTCttcagaagggaggaaaaaagccTTTTCTACTTGTTCTGCACACTTGACTGTGGTGACTGTGTTTTATGGCACCATCCTCTTCATGTACATGAAGCCCAAGTCCAAAAATTCAATTACAGATAAATTTATTACATTGTTCTATTCGGTGGTGACTCCCATGCTGAATCCCGTCATCTATAGCCTGCGGAACAAGGAAGTGAATGCAGCCATGAGAAATGTGCTGAAAAGACTTTCATTCAAGAGACACTAA
- the LOC140522977 gene encoding olfactory receptor 13C2-like yields MEKINETTVTEFFLKGLSGYPRLEITFFVLILIMYIVILLGNGILIVISILDPHLHTPMYFFLSNLSFLDICYTSTSIPPTLVSFLSQKKIIAFSGCVVQMCLGLAMGTTECVLLAMMAFDRYVAICNPLRYPTIMNKIVYVQMAAGSWVSGGVNSLVQTILVVQLPFCRNNVINHFSCEILAVMKLACADISGNEFIMLVATTVFTLTPLLLIVVSYTLIISSILKIRSSEGRSKAFSTCSAHLTVVIIFYGTILFMYMKPKSKVSLNSDKLQTMDKLISMFYGVMTPMMNPLIYSLRNKDVKEAVKHLLGRKAFSK; encoded by the coding sequence atggaaaagataaatgaaaccACTGTGACAGAATTCTTCCTGAAGGGCCTTTCTGGCTATCCCAGACTTGAGATCACATTCTTTGTGCTGATTCTGATAATGTATATAGTCATTCTCCTGGGTAATGGCATCCTCATTGTCATCAGCATCCTGGACCCCCACCTCCACACTCCTATGTACTTCTTCCTTAGTAACCTCTCCTTCCTGGATATCTGCTATACATCCACCTCTATTCCTCCTACACTGGTGAGCTTCTTATCTCAAAAGAAAATCATTGCTTTTTCTGGGTGTGTAGTTCAGATGTGCCTTGGCTTGGCCATGGGGACCACAGAGTGTGTGCTCCTGGCCATGATGGCATTTGACCGCTATGTGGCCATCTGCAACCCCTTGAGATACCCCACCATTATGAACAAGATTGTGTATGTGCAGATGGCAGCAGGTTCTTGGGTATCAGGGGGTGTCAACTCCTTGGTGCAAACAATTCTTGTGGTGCAATTGCCTTTCTGCAGGAATAATGTTATTAATCATTTCAGCTGTGAAATCCTGGCAGTCATGAAACTGGCCTGTGCTGACATCTCTGGCAATGAGTTTATCATGTTAGTAGCCACTACAGTATTCACGTTGACTCCTTTGCTACTGATTGTTGTCTCTTACACTTTGATCATCTCCAGCATCCTAAAGATTCGTTCATCTGAAGGGAGAAGTAAAGCCTTTTCTACCTGCTCAGCTCACCTGACTGTGGTGATTATATTCTATGGGACCATCCTATTTATGTACATGAAGCCCAAATCCAAAGTATCACTTAATTCAGATAAATTGCAAACTATGGACAAACTCATTTCCATGTTCTACGGGGTCATGACTCCCATGATGAATCCTTTAATCTATAGTCTCAGGAACAAGGATGTGAAAGAGGCAGTTAAACATCTGCTAGGAAGGAAAGCTTTTAGTAAATAA